A region from the Lysobacter sp. BMK333-48F3 genome encodes:
- a CDS encoding 3-oxoacyl-ACP synthase III — protein sequence MLFQHVAIAGLAHVDAPRKLTSDEINARLKPTLDRLGIKVNVLQDVAGVHERRLWDGEVRASDAATLAAVKALADAAVDADRIGLLVNTSVSRDYLEPSTASIVAGNLRLGENCQNFDVANACLAFINGMDIAGRMIERGEIDYALVVDGETANLAYEKTLERLSRADVTETQLRDEMATLTLGSGAAAMVLARSELAPGAPRYRGGVTRSATEWNQLCLGDLHHDRMVADGRMLMIEGLKLGQKTFAAAKAALGWAVEELDEFVIHQVSRAHTQAFLKAFGIDPNKVMTIFGEHGNIGPASVPIVLSKLREMGRLKKGNRVALLGIGSGLNCSMAEVVW from the coding sequence ATGCTGTTCCAACACGTCGCCATCGCCGGGCTCGCCCACGTCGATGCTCCGCGCAAGCTGACCTCCGACGAGATCAACGCCCGCCTCAAGCCGACCCTCGATCGCCTCGGCATCAAGGTCAACGTGCTGCAGGACGTGGCCGGCGTGCACGAGCGCCGCCTGTGGGACGGCGAAGTGCGCGCCTCCGACGCCGCCACCCTGGCCGCGGTCAAGGCGCTCGCCGATGCCGCCGTCGATGCCGACCGCATCGGCCTGCTGGTCAACACCTCGGTCAGCCGCGATTACCTGGAGCCGTCCACGGCCAGCATCGTCGCCGGCAACCTGCGACTGGGCGAGAACTGCCAGAACTTCGACGTCGCCAACGCCTGCCTGGCCTTCATCAACGGCATGGACATCGCCGGCCGCATGATCGAGCGCGGCGAGATCGACTACGCCCTGGTGGTCGACGGCGAAACCGCCAACCTCGCCTACGAGAAGACCCTCGAGCGTCTGAGCCGCGCCGACGTCACCGAAACGCAGCTGCGCGACGAGATGGCGACCCTGACCCTGGGCTCGGGCGCCGCGGCGATGGTGCTGGCGCGCAGCGAACTGGCGCCGGGCGCGCCGCGCTACCGCGGCGGCGTCACCCGCTCGGCCACCGAGTGGAACCAGCTGTGCCTGGGCGACCTGCACCACGACCGCATGGTCGCCGACGGCCGCATGCTGATGATCGAAGGCCTCAAGCTCGGCCAGAAGACCTTCGCCGCGGCCAAGGCCGCGCTGGGTTGGGCGGTCGAGGAGCTGGACGAGTTCGTCATCCACCAGGTCAGCCGCGCGCATACCCAGGCCTTCCTCAAGGCCTTCGGCATCGACCCGAACAAGGTCATGACCATCTTCGGCGAGCACGGCAACATCGGCCCGGCCTCGGTGCCGATCGTGCTGAGCAAGCTGCGCGAGATGGGCCGCCTGAAGAAGGGCAACCGCGTCGCCCTGCTCGGCATCGGTTCGGGCCTGAACTGCTCGATGGCCGAAGTGGTGTGGTGA
- a CDS encoding DUF2170 family protein, translating into MEQRRSSAYYQRRHRERLREKGLVKKELWVLPEFADELLAVEKRMRQPRGAMPARARGDNTMNDGKVWTARGLYEALIQTEEFVYGDSQIELIDGAEASLHLVMAEYGDLPLFVAVVGEQVVVEALLWPVAHVRDPAAFNEEVLRTHKVFFPLSTIGIETLADGEAVYMMFGSLSATSSLSNVLYEIETLADNVIKATEAYEPQLLLEAA; encoded by the coding sequence ATGGAACAACGCCGCTCCTCCGCCTACTACCAGCGCCGGCATCGCGAACGCCTGCGCGAGAAGGGCTTGGTCAAGAAAGAGCTGTGGGTGCTGCCGGAGTTCGCCGACGAACTGCTGGCGGTGGAAAAGCGGATGCGGCAACCGCGCGGCGCGATGCCGGCGCGGGCACGGGGGGATAACACGATGAACGATGGCAAGGTCTGGACCGCGCGCGGCCTGTACGAAGCCCTGATCCAGACCGAAGAATTCGTCTACGGCGACTCGCAGATCGAACTGATCGACGGCGCCGAAGCCAGCCTGCACCTGGTCATGGCCGAATACGGCGACCTGCCTTTGTTCGTGGCCGTGGTCGGCGAACAGGTGGTGGTCGAGGCCTTGCTGTGGCCGGTGGCGCACGTGCGCGATCCGGCCGCGTTCAACGAAGAAGTGCTGCGCACCCACAAGGTGTTCTTCCCGCTGTCGACCATCGGCATCGAGACCCTGGCCGACGGCGAAGCGGTGTACATGATGTTCGGTTCGTTGAGCGCGACCTCGTCGCTGTCCAACGTGCTGTACGAAATCGAGACCCTGGCCGACAACGTGATCAAGGCCACCGAGGCCTACGAACCGCAGCTGCTGCTGGAGGCGGCCTGA
- a CDS encoding PspA/IM30 family protein — translation MPKSDGSEGIWNKLLTSLRGGAHELGEALADSQALRILDQEIRDCDLELRQSRESLAQLMARHKLAERELGESADKVGEYEGYALKALQAGDQPLALEVADKVVQLEAHRREQDGHVAQLAAAAAELRKAIAMAESNIRRLKQQLDTVKATESMQRAQAAVAQRYAGPQSRLQTAVDSLARIKRKQAERGARMEAAAELARQDGGDALERKLREAGILRDEAGAEAVLQRLRQKLPG, via the coding sequence ATGCCCAAGTCCGACGGCAGCGAAGGCATCTGGAATAAGTTGCTGACCTCGTTGCGCGGCGGCGCGCACGAGCTCGGCGAAGCGCTGGCCGACAGCCAGGCGCTGCGCATCCTCGACCAGGAAATCCGCGACTGCGACCTGGAACTGCGCCAGTCGCGCGAGTCGCTGGCGCAGCTGATGGCGCGGCACAAGCTGGCCGAGCGCGAGCTGGGCGAGTCGGCCGACAAGGTCGGCGAGTACGAAGGCTATGCGCTCAAGGCGCTGCAGGCCGGCGACCAGCCGCTGGCGCTGGAAGTGGCCGACAAGGTGGTGCAGCTGGAAGCGCACCGGCGCGAGCAGGACGGCCACGTCGCCCAGCTCGCCGCCGCGGCGGCCGAACTGCGCAAGGCCATCGCCATGGCCGAAAGCAATATCCGCCGGCTCAAGCAGCAGCTGGACACGGTCAAGGCCACCGAAAGCATGCAGCGCGCGCAAGCCGCGGTCGCGCAACGCTACGCCGGCCCGCAGAGCCGGCTGCAGACCGCGGTCGATTCGCTGGCGCGGATCAAGCGCAAGCAGGCCGAACGCGGCGCGCGCATGGAGGCCGCGGCCGAACTGGCGCGCCAGGACGGCGGCGACGCGCTGGAACGCAAGCTGCGCGAGGCCGGGATCCTGCGCGACGAGGCCGGCGCGGAGGCGGTGCTGCAACGCTTGCGACAGAAGCTTCCGGGCTGA
- a CDS encoding flotillin family protein: MGTAIMVLTLIGVSLLILFVMLLMFKAFYIKVPQGTALIVNDMSSTPKVHFTGALVYPVIYKKEFMQISLITLEVDRRAKDGLICRDNMRADITVAFYLRVNETQQDVLKVAKAIGVDRASDRAAVNELFNAKFSEALKTVGKQIEFVKLFENRQEFRDRIIEVIGNDLNGYVLEDVAIDYLEQTPKASLDPNNILDAEGIRKITELTAAQNVITNELERNEQLAITKKNVETREAMLALERQQADAEARQKREIETIQAREQAETAKVREEERLKAEQARIAAQEQIDIREQNRLREVEVAQQNRQRAVVIEVEKVTRAKDLEIVAREREVELNRIDKEKALEEQRKDIANVIRERIAVEKTVAQEEERIKEVRQVSEADRAKQVTVLAAQAAAEEELVRQVKQAEADEVASKHKATQMTVLAQAELEAAGKSAEAKKKLAEGIEAERAAPGLADARVREVAAAAAEKEGLAQARVIAETMAAEAKGEQDKGLAQARVIEVQAEAKQKQGLSDAKVLEENLFAQARGEEQLGVAKAKATKDLGLSEAEVLLQKFKAEAEGLGQKFGALDALSDQARAHEEFRMQLEKSFEQAIAGIEANKEIAKEQSEVLAAALSKANIDIVGGEGAFFDSFAKALSVGKAIEGVAGKSPIVQDVLQRLLTKADAKTDGKGDGKLAGEAALDS, translated from the coding sequence ATGGGTACTGCAATCATGGTGCTGACGCTGATCGGCGTGTCGCTGCTGATCCTGTTCGTCATGCTGCTGATGTTCAAAGCCTTCTACATCAAGGTGCCGCAGGGCACGGCCTTGATCGTCAACGACATGTCGTCCACGCCGAAGGTGCACTTCACCGGCGCGCTGGTCTATCCGGTGATCTACAAAAAGGAGTTCATGCAGATCTCCCTGATCACCCTGGAAGTCGACCGCCGGGCCAAGGACGGCCTGATCTGCCGCGACAACATGCGCGCCGACATCACCGTCGCGTTCTATCTGCGGGTCAACGAGACCCAGCAGGACGTGCTCAAGGTGGCCAAGGCGATCGGCGTCGACCGGGCTTCCGACCGCGCCGCGGTCAACGAGCTGTTCAACGCCAAGTTCTCCGAAGCGCTGAAGACGGTCGGCAAGCAGATCGAATTCGTCAAGCTGTTCGAGAACCGGCAGGAGTTCCGCGACCGGATCATCGAGGTGATCGGCAACGACCTCAACGGCTACGTGCTCGAAGACGTCGCGATCGACTACCTCGAGCAGACCCCGAAGGCCTCGCTGGACCCGAACAACATCCTCGACGCCGAAGGCATCCGCAAGATCACCGAGCTGACCGCGGCGCAGAACGTGATCACCAACGAGCTCGAGCGCAACGAGCAGCTGGCGATCACCAAGAAGAACGTCGAGACCCGCGAGGCCATGCTGGCCCTGGAACGCCAGCAAGCCGACGCCGAGGCGCGGCAGAAGCGCGAGATCGAGACCATCCAGGCGCGCGAGCAGGCCGAGACCGCCAAGGTGCGCGAGGAAGAGCGTCTGAAGGCCGAGCAGGCGCGCATCGCCGCGCAGGAGCAGATCGACATCCGCGAGCAGAACCGCCTGCGCGAGGTCGAGGTGGCGCAGCAGAACCGCCAGCGCGCGGTGGTGATCGAGGTCGAGAAGGTGACCCGGGCCAAGGACCTGGAGATCGTCGCCCGCGAGCGCGAGGTCGAGCTGAACCGGATCGACAAGGAAAAGGCGCTGGAAGAGCAGCGCAAGGACATCGCCAACGTGATTCGCGAGCGGATCGCGGTCGAGAAGACCGTGGCCCAGGAAGAGGAGCGGATCAAGGAAGTGCGCCAGGTCTCCGAGGCCGACCGGGCCAAGCAGGTCACCGTGCTCGCCGCCCAGGCCGCGGCCGAGGAAGAGCTGGTGCGCCAGGTCAAGCAGGCCGAGGCCGACGAGGTCGCGTCCAAGCACAAGGCCACGCAGATGACCGTGCTGGCCCAGGCCGAACTGGAAGCGGCCGGCAAGAGCGCCGAAGCCAAGAAGAAGCTGGCCGAGGGCATCGAGGCCGAGCGCGCGGCGCCGGGCCTGGCCGATGCGCGGGTGCGCGAAGTCGCCGCCGCGGCGGCCGAGAAGGAAGGCCTGGCGCAGGCGCGAGTGATCGCCGAAACCATGGCCGCCGAGGCCAAGGGCGAGCAGGACAAGGGCCTGGCCCAGGCGCGGGTGATCGAGGTGCAGGCCGAGGCCAAGCAGAAACAGGGCCTATCCGACGCCAAGGTGCTGGAAGAGAACCTGTTCGCGCAGGCGCGCGGCGAGGAGCAGCTGGGCGTGGCCAAGGCCAAGGCGACCAAGGACCTGGGCCTGTCCGAGGCCGAGGTGCTGCTGCAGAAGTTCAAGGCCGAGGCCGAGGGCCTGGGGCAGAAGTTCGGCGCGCTGGATGCGCTCAGCGACCAGGCGCGCGCCCACGAAGAGTTCCGCATGCAGCTGGAAAAGAGCTTCGAGCAGGCCATCGCCGGGATCGAGGCCAACAAGGAAATCGCCAAGGAGCAGTCCGAGGTGCTGGCCGCCGCGCTCAGCAAGGCCAACATCGACATCGTCGGCGGCGAGGGTGCGTTCTTTGATTCCTTCGCCAAGGCCTTGTCGGTCGGCAAGGCGATCGAAGGCGTGGCCGGCAAGAGCCCGATCGTGCAGGACGTGCTGCAGCGTCTGTTGACCAAGGCCGACGCCAAGACCGACGGCAAGGGCGACGGCAAGCTCGCCGGCGAAGCAGCGCTGGACTCCTGA
- a CDS encoding DNA repair ATPase, giving the protein MADTQAAATAAKGEGNSAVDQAVAQGGAYEVLSKRLAEQGQRLRGVAQDLNRRRLEEFGSSQMEAIGRFRIRTEHNCVARDIVQVGDCLLFGYNVFMGLKKETTVADVFCLYKLVQGAEGYDVTPVELKGSFLGNDSFANDFRELYAYYKHTRLIQLIVRDGKLLAAFQIGERITDLRVFRWSVSPDGEVRYIDNRGERDIALPAPYDFEWIRATREQVVNGRHPHLNILDSVFVETVNGDLTIKVENNTEDGQGIYREPVADKTQSLDDAQVDYARVGSLILLKILPYREEQWRYLVFNTLSRKVVRLDEIGLACIQLPEDHGIIFPGGYYLQNGEHKRFEQPMQGMRYKRNIRSPNGEDVLYLFYEPEQGRTAMFTYNLIERRLQTPIFGHGYARLEDGRMVIFATESDEPTRVHPMQVWQTPYASDEYAARQPAGNSFMGKIGNAELVRGVSELVSLSREIEAGEVSAQRYGLLAQNTRRLFDAYHWLAEPDCGELAPLLREIAATAESVLDEYEKVESIRAQSERAMSEAQARQKALLDSLQPENWEQVQAFVDALNGLTAQRGHLLTIREYRYIDVAAIDAMEQALVAAHERIGAATGAFLAGDKALAPMSERLKTLDAQAQAATTAAQLAEPAAQMQAMSADLDMLSGLMATLKVEDATQRTRVVEAISEIYARLNQAKARADQRRKQLGSAESVAQFGAQFSLFGQSVASALALAQDPEKADEQLSRLLVQLEELESQFGEHENFLGDILAKREELLETFEAHKQTLLDDRQRKAQAVMDAAARILEGLSRRTARFADADELNAFFAGDALILKLRELAERLRALKDSVKADDVEARLKGARDQAVRALRDRSELFEAGGDVIKLGPRHRFSVNTQELDLTLMPRGEALHLHLTGTDFFEPIADAELDAARAYWGVSLDSESPQLYRGEYLAGLAIEAAQAQREGLSLDLLRQQLAQPEALAKTLRDFAAPRYREGYEKGIHDHDAALILQALLPLRDSAGRLAYAPAARAWAMLFWSQAGRAEAPQQWPQRARTAADVERLFGAGEALQALREEIALALQAYAETQTLALDPALHASAAEYLSLELAAERPQFALSKYAQQLANALREKLAAARMWDGFAAALQGLEQRLGARWALAMHWLEALARTPELAPLAPYAAEAAALLLLDERFPKQFTELDLGATVQGLLGEHPRIREGRMALAIDDWSARLREHRQRFLPGFQRYHALRQQVVARERATLRLEEFKPRPLSSFVRNKLINDVYLGVIGDNLAKQMGTVGESKRSDLMGLLMMISPPGYGKTTLMEYVAHRLGLIFMKVNGPALGHEVCSLDPAQAPDATSRQELEKLNLALEMGNNVMLYVDDIQHTHPEFLQKFISLCDGTRRIEGVWKGRTRTYDMRGKKFCVVMAGNPYTESGEMFKIPDMLANRADIYNLGDVLGGMEQAFLLSYIENSLTSNPVLAPLATREMADLYRFVAKAEGGAFSANELSHAYSGAEINEIVATLERLIAVRDVVYKVNQQYIASAAQADKYRTEPPFKLQGSYRNMNKLAEKISPVMNPAELQQLIGDHYLGEAQLLTSGAEENLLKLGELRGVLGEAEAARWTQIKRDFLRNKAMGAADDDVGGRVVAQLADLVESVRGLDAAAQTAAAPAAAPEPAPWPQLLAALERLTAAQGEARAAAAPAPAQAPPAAQPLAELLHGLGPSLQQALDPLVERLQDSGERQSRINEALVELFKQLGEREIQDAPTRAAMTEQQRELQRALNEFADRLNGRVPR; this is encoded by the coding sequence ATGGCGGACACTCAAGCGGCTGCGACAGCGGCCAAGGGCGAGGGCAACTCGGCGGTCGACCAGGCGGTCGCCCAGGGCGGCGCGTACGAGGTGCTGAGCAAGCGCCTGGCCGAACAGGGCCAGCGCCTGCGCGGCGTCGCCCAGGACTTGAACCGGCGCCGCCTGGAGGAGTTCGGCAGCAGCCAGATGGAGGCGATCGGCCGCTTCCGCATCCGCACCGAGCACAACTGCGTCGCCCGCGACATCGTCCAGGTCGGCGACTGCCTGCTGTTCGGCTACAACGTGTTCATGGGGTTGAAGAAGGAGACCACGGTCGCCGACGTGTTCTGCCTGTACAAGCTGGTGCAGGGCGCGGAGGGGTACGACGTCACCCCGGTCGAGCTCAAGGGCAGCTTCCTCGGCAACGACAGTTTCGCCAACGACTTCCGCGAGCTCTACGCCTACTACAAGCACACCCGGCTGATCCAGCTGATCGTGCGCGACGGCAAGCTGCTGGCCGCGTTCCAGATCGGCGAGCGGATCACCGACCTGCGCGTGTTCCGCTGGTCGGTCTCGCCCGACGGCGAGGTGCGCTACATCGACAACCGCGGCGAGCGCGACATCGCCCTGCCGGCGCCGTACGACTTCGAGTGGATCCGCGCGACCCGCGAGCAGGTGGTCAACGGCCGCCACCCGCACCTGAACATCCTCGACAGCGTGTTCGTCGAGACCGTCAACGGCGACCTGACCATCAAGGTCGAGAACAACACCGAAGACGGCCAGGGCATCTACCGCGAGCCGGTCGCCGACAAGACCCAGTCGCTGGACGACGCTCAGGTCGACTACGCCCGGGTCGGCAGCCTGATCCTGCTCAAGATCCTGCCCTACCGCGAGGAGCAGTGGCGCTACCTGGTGTTCAACACCCTCAGCCGAAAGGTGGTGCGGCTGGACGAGATCGGCCTGGCCTGCATCCAACTGCCGGAAGACCACGGCATCATCTTCCCCGGCGGCTACTACCTGCAGAACGGCGAACACAAGCGGTTCGAGCAGCCGATGCAGGGCATGCGCTACAAGCGCAACATCCGCTCGCCCAACGGCGAAGACGTGCTGTACCTGTTCTACGAGCCCGAGCAGGGCCGCACCGCGATGTTCACCTACAACCTGATCGAGCGGCGCCTGCAGACGCCGATCTTCGGCCACGGCTATGCGCGCCTGGAAGACGGGCGGATGGTGATCTTCGCCACCGAAAGCGACGAGCCGACCCGGGTCCACCCGATGCAGGTCTGGCAGACGCCGTACGCCAGCGACGAGTACGCGGCGCGGCAGCCGGCCGGCAACAGCTTCATGGGCAAGATCGGCAACGCCGAGCTGGTGCGCGGGGTGTCCGAGCTGGTCAGCCTGAGCCGCGAGATCGAGGCCGGCGAGGTTTCGGCGCAGCGCTACGGCCTGCTGGCGCAGAACACCCGGCGCCTGTTCGACGCCTATCACTGGCTAGCCGAGCCGGACTGCGGCGAACTGGCGCCGCTGCTGCGCGAGATCGCCGCCACCGCCGAATCGGTGTTGGACGAGTACGAGAAAGTCGAGAGCATCCGCGCCCAGTCCGAGCGCGCGATGAGCGAGGCGCAGGCCCGGCAGAAGGCCTTGCTGGACAGCCTGCAGCCGGAGAACTGGGAGCAGGTGCAGGCCTTCGTCGATGCGCTCAACGGCCTGACCGCGCAGCGCGGCCACTTGCTGACCATCCGCGAGTACCGCTATATCGACGTAGCGGCGATCGACGCGATGGAGCAGGCCCTGGTCGCCGCGCACGAGCGCATCGGCGCGGCCACCGGCGCCTTCCTGGCCGGCGACAAGGCCCTGGCGCCGATGAGCGAGCGGCTCAAGACGCTCGACGCGCAGGCGCAGGCCGCGACCACGGCGGCGCAGTTGGCCGAGCCGGCGGCGCAGATGCAGGCGATGTCGGCCGACCTGGACATGCTGTCGGGCCTGATGGCCACGCTCAAGGTCGAGGACGCCACCCAGCGCACCCGCGTGGTCGAGGCGATCTCGGAGATCTACGCCCGCCTCAACCAGGCCAAGGCACGCGCCGACCAGCGCCGCAAGCAGCTCGGCTCGGCCGAATCGGTGGCCCAGTTCGGCGCGCAGTTCAGCCTGTTCGGGCAGAGCGTGGCCAGCGCCCTGGCCCTGGCCCAGGATCCGGAGAAGGCCGACGAGCAACTGTCGCGCCTGCTGGTGCAGTTGGAGGAGCTGGAAAGCCAGTTCGGCGAGCACGAGAACTTCCTCGGCGACATCCTGGCCAAGCGCGAGGAGTTGCTGGAGACCTTCGAGGCGCACAAGCAGACCCTGCTCGACGACCGCCAGCGCAAGGCGCAGGCGGTGATGGACGCGGCCGCGCGCATCCTCGAAGGCCTGAGCCGGCGCACCGCGCGCTTCGCCGACGCCGACGAGCTCAATGCCTTCTTCGCCGGCGACGCGCTGATCCTCAAGCTGCGCGAGCTGGCCGAGCGCCTGCGCGCGCTCAAGGACAGCGTCAAGGCCGACGACGTCGAAGCCAGGCTCAAGGGCGCGCGCGACCAGGCGGTGCGCGCGCTGCGCGACCGCAGCGAGTTGTTCGAAGCCGGCGGCGACGTGATCAAGCTCGGCCCGCGCCACCGCTTCAGCGTCAACACCCAGGAACTGGACCTGACCCTGATGCCGCGCGGCGAGGCGCTGCACCTGCACCTGACCGGCACCGACTTCTTCGAGCCGATCGCCGATGCCGAGCTGGACGCGGCGCGCGCCTACTGGGGTGTATCGCTGGATTCCGAATCGCCGCAGCTGTATCGCGGCGAGTACCTGGCCGGTCTGGCGATCGAGGCCGCCCAGGCCCAGCGCGAAGGGCTCAGCCTGGACCTGCTGCGCCAGCAGCTGGCCCAGCCCGAGGCGCTGGCCAAGACCCTGCGCGACTTCGCCGCGCCGCGTTACCGCGAGGGCTACGAGAAGGGCATCCACGACCACGACGCGGCGTTGATCCTGCAGGCGCTGCTGCCGCTGCGCGACAGCGCCGGCCGGCTGGCCTATGCGCCGGCGGCGCGCGCCTGGGCGATGCTGTTCTGGTCGCAGGCCGGTCGGGCGGAGGCGCCGCAACAGTGGCCGCAGCGCGCCCGCACCGCCGCCGACGTCGAGCGTCTGTTCGGCGCCGGCGAAGCGCTGCAGGCGCTGCGCGAGGAGATCGCCTTGGCGCTGCAGGCCTATGCCGAGACCCAGACCCTGGCCCTGGACCCGGCGCTGCACGCCAGCGCGGCCGAGTACCTGAGCCTGGAGCTGGCCGCCGAGCGGCCGCAGTTCGCGCTCAGCAAATACGCCCAGCAACTGGCCAACGCGCTGCGCGAGAAACTGGCCGCGGCGCGGATGTGGGACGGCTTCGCCGCCGCCCTGCAGGGACTGGAGCAGCGCCTGGGCGCGCGCTGGGCGCTGGCGATGCATTGGCTGGAGGCCTTGGCGCGCACGCCGGAACTGGCGCCGCTGGCGCCGTACGCGGCCGAGGCGGCGGCGCTGCTGTTGCTCGACGAGCGTTTCCCCAAGCAGTTCACCGAACTCGACCTGGGCGCGACCGTGCAGGGGCTGCTCGGCGAGCACCCGCGCATCCGCGAGGGCCGCATGGCGCTGGCGATCGACGATTGGTCGGCGCGCCTGCGCGAGCACCGCCAGCGTTTCCTGCCCGGCTTCCAGCGCTATCACGCCCTGCGCCAGCAGGTGGTCGCGCGCGAACGCGCGACGCTGCGCCTGGAGGAGTTCAAGCCGCGGCCGCTGAGCTCGTTCGTGCGCAACAAGCTGATCAACGACGTCTACCTGGGGGTGATCGGCGACAACCTGGCTAAGCAGATGGGCACGGTCGGCGAGAGCAAGCGCAGCGACCTGATGGGCCTGCTGATGATGATCTCGCCGCCGGGCTACGGAAAAACCACGTTGATGGAGTACGTGGCGCACCGGTTGGGGTTGATCTTCATGAAGGTCAACGGCCCCGCGCTCGGCCACGAGGTGTGCTCGCTCGACCCGGCCCAGGCGCCGGACGCGACCTCGCGCCAGGAGCTGGAGAAGCTCAACCTGGCGCTGGAGATGGGCAACAACGTGATGCTGTACGTCGACGACATCCAGCACACCCATCCCGAGTTCCTGCAGAAATTCATCTCGCTGTGCGACGGCACCCGCCGCATCGAAGGCGTGTGGAAGGGCCGCACCCGCACCTACGACATGCGCGGCAAGAAGTTCTGCGTGGTCATGGCCGGCAACCCGTACACCGAGTCCGGCGAGATGTTCAAGATTCCGGACATGCTGGCCAACCGCGCCGACATCTACAACCTCGGCGACGTGCTCGGCGGGATGGAGCAGGCCTTCCTGCTCAGCTACATCGAGAACAGCCTGACCAGCAACCCGGTGCTGGCGCCGCTGGCCACGCGCGAGATGGCCGACCTGTACCGCTTCGTCGCCAAGGCCGAGGGCGGCGCGTTCTCGGCCAACGAACTGAGCCACGCCTACAGCGGCGCGGAGATCAACGAGATCGTCGCCACCCTGGAACGGCTGATTGCGGTGCGCGACGTGGTCTACAAGGTCAACCAGCAGTACATCGCCAGCGCTGCGCAGGCCGACAAGTACCGCACCGAGCCGCCGTTCAAGCTGCAGGGCAGCTACCGCAACATGAACAAGCTGGCCGAGAAGATCTCGCCGGTGATGAATCCCGCCGAGCTGCAGCAGTTGATCGGCGATCATTATCTCGGCGAGGCGCAGCTGCTGACCTCGGGCGCGGAAGAGAACCTGCTCAAGCTCGGCGAGTTGCGCGGCGTGCTCGGCGAAGCCGAGGCCGCGCGCTGGACCCAGATCAAGCGCGACTTCCTGCGCAACAAGGCGATGGGCGCGGCCGACGACGACGTCGGCGGACGGGTGGTGGCGCAACTGGCCGATCTGGTCGAGAGCGTGCGCGGGCTGGATGCGGCGGCGCAGACCGCGGCCGCGCCGGCTGCAGCGCCCGAGCCGGCGCCCTGGCCGCAACTGCTGGCCGCGCTGGAGCGGCTGACCGCGGCGCAGGGCGAAGCGCGCGCCGCTGCGGCGCCGGCACCAGCCCAGGCGCCGCCGGCCGCCCAGCCCCTGGCCGAGCTGCTGCACGGTCTCGGCCCCTCGCTGCAACAGGCGCTGGACCCGCTGGTCGAGCGGCTGCAGGACAGCGGCGAGCGCCAGAGCCGGATCAACGAGGCCCTGGTCGAACTGTTCAAGCAGCTCGGCGAGCGCGAGATCCAGGACGCGCCGACCCGCGCGGCGATGACCGAACAACAGCGCGAGCTGCAGCGCGCGCTCAACGAATTCGCCGACCGGCTCAACGGCCGCGTGCCGCGCTGA
- a CDS encoding phospholipase D-like domain-containing protein: MDFARLDQTLRDSIADAQLDNEEKFELRELGAGLAADRVRYLRNRAFDMSRELMLAEPARTLEALRWLEQVVKTLDVVAAAPATVSSAYFAPGDACLRKLRELCRGAKRSLDICVYTISDDRLAEEIVACHRRGIAVRVLSDNDKKFDEGSDVLRLRELGVPVRIDDSPFHMHHKFAVFDGRVLANGSFNWTRSATTSNEENLVVTDDANLLRCFAGQFDTLWRKFAPEAALDPA; encoded by the coding sequence ATGGATTTCGCCCGACTCGACCAGACCCTGCGCGACAGCATCGCCGACGCCCAGCTCGACAACGAAGAGAAGTTCGAACTGCGCGAACTCGGCGCCGGCCTGGCCGCCGACCGGGTGCGCTACCTGCGCAACCGCGCCTTCGACATGTCGCGCGAGCTCATGCTGGCCGAGCCGGCGCGCACGCTGGAGGCGTTGCGCTGGCTGGAGCAGGTGGTCAAGACTCTGGACGTGGTCGCGGCCGCGCCGGCGACCGTGTCCAGCGCCTACTTCGCCCCCGGCGACGCCTGCCTGCGCAAGCTGCGCGAGCTGTGCCGCGGCGCCAAGCGCAGCCTCGACATCTGCGTCTACACCATCTCCGACGACCGCCTGGCCGAGGAGATCGTCGCCTGCCACCGGCGCGGCATCGCGGTGCGGGTGCTCAGCGACAACGACAAGAAGTTCGACGAGGGCAGCGACGTGCTGCGCCTGCGCGAACTCGGCGTGCCGGTGCGGATCGACGACAGCCCGTTCCACATGCACCACAAGTTCGCCGTGTTCGACGGCCGGGTGCTGGCCAACGGCAGCTTCAACTGGACCCGCAGCGCCACCACCAGCAACGAAGAGAACCTGGTGGTGACCGACGACGCCAACCTGCTGCGCTGTTTCGCCGGGCAGTTCGATACCCTGTGGCGCAAGTTCGCCCCCGAGGCCGCGCTGGACCCGGCCTGA